A part of Deinococcus aerolatus genomic DNA contains:
- a CDS encoding YceI family protein, whose protein sequence is MRYLFMLPALLLASAVAAPVKYAVTDLDNVNVMTAENETDIENFTAITNKISGTVTFDAVAKTGSADLTVDGASIKTGVPARDGHMVSKDWFNFAANPVIRFKTTQVTWVSGDDYKVSGTLTMNGVTKPVSTTARVKLTPANDVTKSMKIPGDALAVSVKMSVLLSDFGVQHAAIKAGRVGNTLPISLKFIASR, encoded by the coding sequence ATGCGTTACCTGTTTATGCTGCCCGCCCTGCTGCTCGCCAGCGCCGTTGCTGCCCCAGTCAAGTACGCCGTGACCGACCTGGACAACGTGAACGTGATGACCGCCGAGAACGAGACCGACATCGAGAACTTCACGGCCATCACCAACAAAATCAGCGGCACCGTCACGTTTGACGCAGTCGCCAAAACGGGCAGCGCCGATCTGACGGTGGACGGCGCCTCAATCAAAACTGGCGTGCCGGCGCGCGACGGCCACATGGTCAGCAAGGACTGGTTCAATTTCGCCGCTAATCCAGTCATCCGCTTCAAGACGACGCAGGTCACCTGGGTCAGCGGCGACGACTACAAGGTCAGCGGCACCCTGACCATGAACGGTGTCACCAAACCAGTCAGCACCACCGCCCGCGTCAAGCTGACGCCGGCCAACGACGTGACCAAAAGCATGAAAATCCCTGGTGACGCGCTGGCCGTCTCGGTGAAGATGAGCGTGCTGCTCAGCGACTTCGGCGTGCAGCACGCGGCGATCAAGGCTGGGCGCGTTGGCAACACCCTGCCCATCAGCCTCAAGTTCATTGCCTCCAGGTAG
- a CDS encoding M42 family metallopeptidase produces MTAATPAFDLDYTLDILVRLLDTPSPTGFTDAAIALIRKEVEALGITPQRTRKGALTWEVPGNGKGHVTFSGHTDTLGAMVKGIKPNGRLLLSMLGGYEWTTVEGEDVQVHTQSGRVITGTVVNIRQSTHVHGAALRELKREAAVMEVRLDERAASAAETRSLGIGVGDFVSLDARPRVTAAGYIKSRHLDNKAAVAIFLAVTRELVKNPSAKTVAFHVTTYEEVGHGAATGIPPHTDELIAVDMAAVGEGQTSSEHCVTLCVADSGGPYDHALGNRLRAAAQAAGLDLRVDLYPFYASDGTAAWRAGGDYPVALIGPGVDASHAYERMHTDALRDTAALMLAYLNSGVAGDGAKSVAQN; encoded by the coding sequence ATGACTGCTGCCACCCCGGCCTTCGATCTGGACTACACCCTGGATATCCTCGTGCGCCTGTTGGACACCCCCAGCCCCACCGGCTTCACCGACGCCGCTATCGCGCTGATCCGGAAAGAAGTAGAGGCGCTGGGCATCACGCCGCAGCGCACCCGCAAGGGCGCCCTGACCTGGGAGGTGCCCGGCAATGGTAAGGGCCACGTCACCTTCAGCGGCCACACCGACACCCTGGGCGCGATGGTCAAGGGCATCAAGCCCAATGGCCGTCTGCTGCTGTCCATGCTGGGCGGCTACGAATGGACCACCGTGGAGGGCGAGGACGTGCAGGTTCACACCCAGAGTGGGCGCGTGATTACGGGGACCGTGGTCAACATCCGCCAGAGCACCCATGTCCACGGCGCGGCCCTGCGCGAGCTGAAGCGCGAGGCCGCCGTGATGGAGGTGCGCCTCGATGAGCGGGCGGCCAGCGCCGCCGAGACCCGCAGCCTGGGCATCGGCGTGGGTGACTTCGTCAGCCTCGACGCGCGGCCCCGCGTGACCGCCGCCGGATACATCAAGTCGCGTCATCTGGACAACAAGGCGGCGGTGGCGATCTTCCTGGCCGTGACCCGTGAACTCGTCAAAAATCCGTCTGCGAAAACAGTGGCCTTTCACGTCACCACCTACGAGGAGGTGGGCCACGGCGCGGCCACCGGTATTCCGCCGCACACCGACGAACTGATCGCCGTGGATATGGCGGCGGTGGGCGAGGGCCAGACCAGCAGCGAACACTGCGTGACCCTGTGCGTGGCCGACAGCGGCGGCCCCTACGATCACGCGCTGGGCAACCGGCTGCGGGCGGCGGCGCAGGCGGCGGGCCTCGACCTGCGTGTGGACCTGTACCCGTTCTACGCCTCGGACGGCACGGCGGCGTGGCGGGCCGGCGGGGACTACCCGGTGGCCCTGATCGGCCCCGGCGTGGACGCCAGCCACGCCTACGAGCGCATGCACACCGACGCCCTGCGCGACACGGCGGCACTGATGCTGGCGTACCTGAACTCGGGCGTCGCCGGGGACGGGGCGAAATCAGTTGCCCAAAACTGA
- the minD gene encoding septum site-determining protein MinD produces MDAKAIVVTSGKGGVGKTTSTANIGAALARLGEKVVVIDVDVGLRNLDVVMGLESRVVFDLIDVLEGKCRMSQALIRDKRIENLHLLPASQTRDKDALDPEVFKEVVRGLIENEGFDRVLIDSPAGIESGFRTAAAPATGALVVVNPEVSSVRDADRIIGLLEAQQINEIRLVINRLRPKMVASGNMLSEADILDILGVKPIGVIPEDEGIIVSTNIGEPAVLGKTRAGEAFTATARRLRGEDVPYPKPDVEGGFMAALRRLFGGA; encoded by the coding sequence ATGGATGCCAAGGCAATTGTGGTCACGTCAGGCAAGGGTGGCGTGGGAAAAACCACGTCCACCGCGAACATCGGGGCGGCGCTCGCCCGGCTGGGCGAGAAGGTCGTGGTGATCGATGTGGACGTGGGCCTGCGAAACCTGGACGTGGTGATGGGTCTGGAATCACGGGTGGTGTTTGACCTGATTGACGTGCTGGAGGGCAAGTGCCGCATGAGTCAGGCGCTGATCCGCGACAAGCGCATCGAGAACCTGCACCTGCTGCCCGCCAGCCAGACCCGCGACAAGGACGCGTTGGACCCCGAGGTCTTCAAGGAAGTCGTGCGCGGCCTGATCGAGAACGAGGGCTTTGACCGCGTGCTGATCGACTCGCCTGCCGGGATCGAGTCGGGGTTCCGGACGGCGGCGGCCCCGGCCACCGGCGCGCTGGTGGTTGTCAACCCCGAAGTCTCCAGCGTGCGCGACGCCGACCGCATCATCGGGCTGCTTGAAGCGCAGCAGATCAACGAGATCCGGCTGGTCATCAACCGCCTGCGCCCCAAGATGGTGGCCAGCGGCAACATGCTGTCCGAGGCCGACATTCTGGACATCCTGGGGGTCAAGCCGATCGGCGTGATTCCGGAAGATGAGGGCATCATCGTGTCCACCAACATCGGCGAACCTGCCGTGCTGGGCAAGACCCGTGCGGGCGAGGCCTTTACAGCCACGGCCCGCCGCCTGAGAGGTGAAGACGTGCCGTATCCCAAGCCTGATGTGGAAGGTGGTTTCATGGCCGCCCTGCGACGACTGTTCGGGGGGGCGTGA
- a CDS encoding FtsW/RodA/SpoVE family cell cycle protein, whose translation MREAFKYDLRFPLVTLALLLVGLMTVSTAALSPRAAPGIFTKQLIGVALAAVPLALLWWAGRDRVYKFAPWIYGAALLLQASTFVIGREVNGQRNWIEIGPLQFQPLEVLKFALILMLAVALRAGYRGLKTYLWALAVFLPAVGLVAVSDIGGALVLSVIFGIMLLAARIPWWHALLAVILVGAAVPTLLYPRLEPYQQKRLTIFLDPYQDPRGAGYQVIQSTIAVGSGGVQGKGYKAGSQSHNGFLPEAHTDFAFSTWAEEQGLVGGLAVLLLYGLLFWGLAGMAAGSPRLQDQILFAGVLGQVGFQALENIGAALGVLPLTGITLPLISYGLSSLVSTLATLGLAYVVYRDRFEGSI comes from the coding sequence GTGAGGGAAGCCTTTAAATACGATCTGCGTTTTCCGCTGGTGACCCTGGCGCTGCTGCTGGTGGGCCTGATGACGGTCAGCACCGCCGCGTTGTCGCCGCGCGCCGCGCCGGGCATCTTCACCAAGCAGTTGATCGGTGTGGCCCTGGCCGCCGTGCCGCTGGCGCTGCTGTGGTGGGCTGGCCGGGACCGCGTTTATAAATTCGCGCCGTGGATCTACGGGGCCGCGCTACTTTTGCAGGCCAGCACCTTCGTGATCGGGCGCGAGGTCAACGGGCAGCGCAACTGGATCGAGATCGGCCCGCTGCAGTTCCAGCCGCTGGAAGTTCTGAAGTTTGCGTTGATTCTGATGCTGGCGGTGGCGCTGCGGGCCGGGTACCGGGGCCTGAAGACGTACCTGTGGGCCCTGGCGGTGTTTCTGCCGGCTGTGGGGCTGGTGGCCGTGTCGGACATCGGGGGGGCGCTGGTGCTGAGCGTCATTTTCGGGATCATGCTGCTGGCCGCCCGCATTCCGTGGTGGCACGCGCTGCTGGCCGTGATCCTGGTGGGCGCCGCCGTGCCCACGCTGCTGTACCCGCGCCTGGAGCCGTACCAGCAAAAGCGGCTGACCATCTTTCTCGATCCCTACCAGGACCCGCGCGGAGCGGGCTATCAGGTCATCCAGAGCACCATTGCGGTGGGCTCGGGCGGCGTCCAGGGCAAGGGGTACAAGGCGGGCAGCCAGTCACACAACGGTTTCCTGCCGGAAGCCCACACCGATTTTGCCTTCAGCACCTGGGCCGAGGAACAGGGTCTGGTGGGCGGGCTGGCCGTGCTGCTGCTGTACGGGCTGCTGTTCTGGGGGCTGGCGGGCATGGCGGCGGGCTCGCCGCGCCTGCAGGACCAGATCCTGTTCGCGGGCGTGCTGGGACAGGTGGGCTTTCAGGCGCTGGAGAACATCGGCGCGGCGCTGGGGGTGCTGCCGCTGACCGGCATCACGCTGCCGCTGATCAGCTACGGGCTGAGCAGTCTGGTCAGCACGCTGGCCACGCTGGGGCTGGCCTACGTGGTGTACCGGGACCGCTTCGAGGGCTCAATCTGA
- a CDS encoding carbohydrate kinase family protein: MPPLPSPQVIAVGGANMDLKVQTLAPAVPGTSNPGRAAQTPGGVARNVAENLARLGVRVALLSAVGTDPLGDTLLRLATEAGVDVAPTLRVPEAVTGTYTAVLDRGGELLIAVAAMEIMHALTPAAVAGQEALLRGAAFVVVDGNLPLHTLEALLRLGAEAGPRIVFEPVSVPKAARLRSALDGGAAPWAVTPNLGELAALVGAEVADNTLAIREAALILHGRGVNAVWVRRGVRGSLLSVADGWHELPALKAEVVDVTGAGDAMLAAFLAALLAGETLPDAAREAHAAAALTVESAQTVVPGLTRAAVQERLFTGLTYPVAYEPPPDPS; the protein is encoded by the coding sequence ATGCCTCCCCTTCCTTCTCCCCAGGTGATTGCGGTCGGTGGCGCCAACATGGACCTCAAGGTGCAGACGCTGGCCCCCGCCGTGCCCGGCACCAGCAATCCGGGGCGGGCCGCGCAGACCCCCGGCGGCGTGGCCCGCAACGTGGCCGAGAACCTGGCCCGCCTGGGCGTGCGCGTGGCCCTGCTCTCGGCGGTGGGCACGGACCCACTGGGTGACACCCTGCTGCGGCTGGCGACAGAGGCGGGCGTGGACGTGGCGCCCACCCTGCGCGTGCCCGAGGCCGTCACGGGAACCTACACGGCGGTGCTGGACCGCGGCGGCGAGCTGCTGATCGCGGTGGCGGCGATGGAGATCATGCATGCCCTGACCCCGGCGGCGGTGGCCGGACAGGAGGCCCTGCTGCGCGGCGCGGCCTTTGTCGTGGTGGACGGTAACCTGCCTCTCCACACGCTGGAGGCCCTGCTGCGGCTGGGCGCCGAGGCTGGCCCCAGGATCGTCTTCGAGCCGGTCAGCGTGCCCAAGGCGGCGCGGCTGCGGTCCGCTCTGGACGGCGGGGCCGCGCCGTGGGCCGTGACGCCCAACCTCGGCGAACTCGCGGCGCTGGTGGGGGCAGAGGTGGCCGACAATACTCTGGCCATCCGTGAGGCGGCGCTGATCCTGCACGGGCGCGGCGTGAACGCCGTGTGGGTGCGGCGCGGCGTGCGCGGCAGCCTGCTGTCGGTGGCGGATGGGTGGCATGAACTGCCTGCCCTGAAGGCCGAGGTGGTAGACGTGACCGGAGCTGGAGACGCCATGCTGGCCGCGTTTCTGGCGGCGCTGCTGGCCGGGGAAACGCTGCCGGACGCGGCGCGTGAGGCCCACGCGGCGGCGGCCCTGACCGTGGAAAGCGCGCAGACGGTGGTGCCGGGCCTGACACGGGCGGCGGTGCAGGAAAGGCTGTTTACCGGACTGACGTACCCTGTGGCCTATGAGCCGCCACCCGATCCGTCCTGA
- a CDS encoding IclR family transcriptional regulator, producing MLSLQKAANILSAFSAEQPEWGVRALAAHLGVPRATAHAYLAGLTGAGFLRRTPVGKYRLSWHLAEMGAQLTASLPWFPDARALITRLALEVRCVAFLCILEGEEVVAAIRERHPDADIDLPLDIYLPATATASGKILYAHADIAPKHFAACTQSSITTPDEWRTEVARVQRLGYAYSIEEWIPEQCTLGVPYHYADTLVAAIGVQMSAGRYLREERTVRERVQEIVREAEGR from the coding sequence GTGCTGTCCCTCCAAAAAGCGGCGAACATTCTTTCGGCCTTCAGCGCCGAGCAGCCCGAGTGGGGCGTGCGTGCGCTGGCGGCCCATCTGGGCGTGCCGCGTGCCACGGCCCACGCGTACCTGGCGGGCCTGACGGGAGCGGGATTCCTGCGCCGAACGCCTGTGGGCAAGTACCGCCTGTCGTGGCATCTGGCCGAGATGGGCGCGCAGCTCACGGCCTCGCTGCCGTGGTTTCCCGACGCCCGCGCCCTGATTACCCGGCTGGCGCTGGAGGTGCGCTGCGTGGCGTTCCTGTGCATCCTGGAAGGCGAGGAGGTGGTGGCCGCCATCCGCGAGCGCCACCCGGACGCCGACATTGACCTGCCGCTGGACATCTACCTGCCGGCCACCGCCACGGCCAGCGGCAAGATTCTGTATGCCCACGCCGACATTGCCCCCAAGCATTTTGCAGCCTGCACCCAGAGCAGCATCACCACGCCCGACGAGTGGCGCACCGAGGTTGCGCGGGTGCAGCGGCTGGGCTACGCCTACAGCATCGAGGAATGGATTCCGGAGCAGTGCACCCTGGGCGTGCCGTACCACTACGCGGATACCCTGGTGGCGGCCATCGGCGTGCAGATGAGCGCCGGGCGCTACCTGCGCGAGGAACGCACGGTGCGCGAGCGCGTGCAGGAGATCGTGCGCGAGGCCGAGGGCCGCTGA
- a CDS encoding MFS transporter: MTVAVPPTPIPVQPPPLRLSGAQLGLIISNFLMWGGFFAVIPLVTVHFAGSPQSGGLGWAAASVGLVLGLRQLTQQGLTVLGGAWADRVGPKPLILAGCVLRSLGFAWMAFSGTLPVLLASALLAGIGGGLFDAPKNAAITAVTHPAHRSRLFSLTSISGNLGMVTGPLIGAALLGLGFQVAALASASVYLLAALLMGLTLPHVRPPQRPRGSGMAGLRAAAANVPFRRFTLVLIGYFLLSTQINVAVTLKAIALAGPQATGPLYAVSAGLAVALQYPLLRLAERHLRVRTVLTLAVGTVGLALGLMALASSFGALLLCVALYSLGTMLVYPTQQTLTARFAPAEQVGSYFGFSAISLGVGGAVGSVLGGWLVDTGAQLGFPALPWLLLAATGFVTAWGLRWALRDLAPAPR, from the coding sequence GTGACGGTCGCAGTGCCCCCCACGCCTATCCCTGTCCAGCCTCCACCCCTGCGTCTGTCGGGAGCACAGCTGGGCCTGATCATCTCCAATTTTTTAATGTGGGGCGGGTTCTTCGCCGTGATTCCACTGGTCACGGTGCATTTTGCCGGATCGCCCCAGTCCGGCGGGCTGGGCTGGGCGGCGGCCAGCGTGGGGCTGGTGCTGGGCCTGCGGCAGCTGACGCAGCAGGGCCTGACCGTGCTGGGCGGGGCGTGGGCCGACCGGGTGGGGCCGAAGCCGCTGATTCTGGCGGGGTGCGTGCTGCGCTCGCTGGGCTTCGCGTGGATGGCCTTCAGCGGCACGCTGCCGGTGCTGCTGGCCTCCGCGCTGCTGGCGGGAATCGGCGGCGGGCTGTTCGACGCGCCCAAGAACGCGGCGATCACCGCGGTGACGCACCCGGCCCACCGCTCGCGGCTGTTCAGCCTGACCAGCATCTCGGGCAACCTGGGCATGGTGACCGGCCCGCTGATCGGCGCGGCGCTGCTGGGGCTGGGATTTCAGGTGGCGGCGCTGGCCTCGGCGTCCGTGTACCTGCTGGCTGCCCTGCTGATGGGCCTGACCCTGCCGCATGTGCGCCCGCCACAGCGCCCACGCGGCAGCGGCATGGCCGGGTTGCGCGCCGCCGCCGCCAACGTGCCGTTTCGCCGCTTCACGCTGGTGCTGATCGGGTACTTTTTGCTCAGCACGCAGATCAATGTGGCGGTGACCCTCAAGGCCATTGCGCTGGCGGGGCCGCAGGCGACGGGGCCGCTGTACGCGGTGTCAGCGGGGCTGGCGGTGGCGCTGCAATACCCGCTGCTGCGTCTGGCCGAGCGTCACCTGCGCGTCCGCACGGTGCTGACGCTGGCGGTGGGCACGGTGGGGCTGGCGCTGGGGCTGATGGCACTGGCCTCCAGCTTCGGCGCACTGCTGCTGTGCGTGGCGCTGTACAGCCTGGGCACCATGCTGGTGTACCCCACCCAGCAGACCCTGACGGCCCGCTTTGCGCCCGCCGAGCAGGTGGGCAGCTACTTCGGGTTCAGTGCCATCAGTCTGGGCGTGGGCGGGGCGGTGGGCAGCGTGCTAGGCGGCTGGCTGGTGGACACCGGGGCGCAACTGGGCTTTCCCGCCCTGCCGTGGCTGCTGCTGGCCGCCACCGGATTTGTCACCGCCTGGGGCCTGCGCTGGGCGCTGCGCGATCTGGCCCCAGCCCCGCGTTAG
- the minE gene encoding cell division topological specificity factor MinE — MFSWLKRGRTKETLKDRLELVLAYDRAQIPPGKVEALRNDLLEVVRRYFPTGQSSIEIEQRGDMVVLLANIPIDENAPGRPKP; from the coding sequence GTGTTTTCCTGGCTCAAGCGCGGACGCACCAAGGAGACCCTGAAAGACCGCCTGGAACTGGTGCTGGCCTATGACCGCGCCCAGATTCCGCCGGGCAAGGTTGAGGCCCTGAGAAACGATCTGCTGGAGGTGGTGCGCCGCTACTTCCCCACCGGCCAGAGCAGCATCGAGATTGAGCAGCGCGGTGACATGGTGGTGCTGCTGGCCAACATTCCCATTGACGAGAACGCGCCGGGCCGTCCCAAGCCCTGA
- the accC gene encoding acetyl-CoA carboxylase biotin carboxylase subunit codes for MFKKILIANRGEIALRVIRTARELGVKTVVVYSTADENSLPVLLADESVCVGPPASNASYLNIPNILQAALMTGAEAIHPGYGFMAENPDFAEMCREHGLVFIGPTPESMRALGSKAGGREIAADSNVPVVPGTGVLADLDAAVLAAKQIGYPVLLKASAGGGGRGQKVIRTQDELKKGFAQAQEEARLYFSDPALIMEKFLEEFRHVEVQVMGDGNGHVIHIGERDCSIQRRNQKLIEEAPSTLPDSLRQEILAAGVRLAQHVNYAGAGTLEFIVDRDGNYYFMEMNTRIQVEHCVSEMISGLDLVRMQLEIASGHGLNLQQEDVVLRGHAIECRLNAEDPSKDFRPAAGKINDVHFAGGPGVRVDSHCYTGYVIPPHYDSLIGKLIVWHDTRDEAIARMKRALEETVIQGPKTTIPLYVKIMDNPFYKRGAVMTNFLKTRMDM; via the coding sequence ATGTTCAAGAAAATCCTGATCGCCAACCGGGGCGAGATTGCCCTGCGCGTTATCCGCACGGCGCGTGAGCTGGGCGTCAAGACGGTAGTGGTGTACTCCACTGCCGACGAGAACAGCCTGCCGGTGCTGCTGGCCGACGAATCCGTGTGCGTGGGGCCGCCGGCCAGCAACGCGTCGTACCTGAACATTCCCAACATTCTCCAGGCGGCCCTGATGACCGGCGCAGAGGCCATTCACCCCGGCTACGGCTTCATGGCCGAGAACCCCGATTTTGCCGAGATGTGCCGTGAGCACGGGCTGGTCTTTATCGGGCCCACCCCCGAGAGCATGCGGGCGCTGGGCTCCAAGGCCGGCGGGCGCGAGATCGCCGCCGACTCCAACGTGCCGGTCGTTCCCGGCACCGGCGTTCTGGCGGACCTGGACGCCGCTGTCCTGGCTGCCAAGCAGATCGGCTACCCGGTGCTGCTCAAGGCCAGTGCGGGCGGCGGTGGACGCGGCCAGAAGGTCATCCGCACCCAGGATGAGCTGAAGAAGGGTTTCGCGCAGGCCCAGGAAGAGGCGCGGCTGTACTTCAGCGATCCGGCCCTGATCATGGAGAAATTCCTGGAGGAGTTCCGGCACGTCGAGGTGCAGGTGATGGGAGACGGCAACGGCCATGTCATCCACATCGGCGAGCGCGACTGCAGCATCCAGCGGCGCAACCAGAAACTGATAGAGGAGGCGCCCAGCACCCTGCCCGACAGCCTGCGGCAGGAGATCCTGGCGGCGGGCGTGCGTCTCGCGCAGCACGTCAACTACGCCGGGGCCGGCACGCTGGAGTTCATCGTGGACCGCGACGGCAACTATTACTTCATGGAGATGAACACCCGCATTCAGGTGGAACACTGCGTCAGTGAAATGATCAGCGGCCTGGATCTGGTGCGCATGCAGCTGGAAATTGCCTCCGGCCACGGCCTGAACCTGCAGCAGGAGGACGTGGTGCTGCGCGGCCACGCCATCGAGTGCCGTCTGAATGCGGAAGATCCCTCCAAGGATTTCCGCCCGGCAGCCGGCAAGATCAACGACGTGCATTTCGCAGGCGGCCCTGGTGTGCGCGTGGACAGCCACTGCTACACCGGCTACGTGATCCCGCCGCACTACGACAGCCTGATCGGCAAGCTGATCGTGTGGCACGACACCCGTGATGAGGCGATTGCGCGCATGAAACGCGCCCTGGAAGAGACCGTGATTCAGGGGCCGAAGACCACCATTCCGCTGTACGTCAAGATCATGGACAACCCGTTCTACAAGCGCGGGGCGGTCATGACCAACTTCCTGAAAACGCGCATGGACATGTAG
- a CDS encoding pseudouridine-5'-phosphate glycosidase, with protein MSRHPIRPEVAALMDLTPEVAAALEAGRPVVALESTIISHGMPYPQNVEMARGVEAIVRENGATPATIAVLGGRLKVGLSPDELELLATDKNVQKISTRDLPVTVALGGHGATTVASTMRIASLAGIRVFATGGTGGVHRGAGQTMDISADLLELARTEVCVVSAGVKSILDIGLTLEVLETQGVPAITLGADEFPAFYSRRSGFVSPLSVQNEAEAARVLHAKWTLGLGGGVMLANPIPEDAEIPAGEMAGQIEQALADMNALGLTGKDTTPYLLGRIVEITGGRSLETNIALVRHNAAVAARVAVEYARL; from the coding sequence ATGAGCCGCCACCCGATCCGTCCTGAAGTCGCCGCCCTGATGGACCTGACGCCCGAGGTGGCCGCCGCGCTGGAAGCGGGCCGGCCCGTGGTGGCCCTGGAAAGCACCATCATCAGTCACGGCATGCCGTACCCGCAGAACGTGGAGATGGCGCGCGGCGTGGAGGCCATTGTGCGCGAGAACGGTGCGACGCCCGCCACCATCGCCGTCCTGGGCGGACGCCTGAAAGTGGGCCTGAGCCCCGACGAACTGGAACTTCTGGCGACGGACAAAAACGTGCAGAAGATCAGCACCCGCGATCTGCCGGTGACGGTGGCGCTGGGAGGGCACGGCGCCACCACCGTGGCCTCCACCATGCGCATCGCGTCGCTGGCGGGCATCCGCGTGTTCGCCACAGGCGGCACCGGCGGCGTGCACCGGGGCGCGGGCCAGACCATGGACATCAGCGCGGACCTGCTGGAACTGGCCCGCACGGAGGTCTGCGTGGTCAGCGCGGGCGTCAAGAGCATCCTCGACATCGGCCTGACACTGGAAGTTCTGGAGACCCAGGGCGTGCCCGCCATCACGCTGGGCGCGGATGAATTCCCTGCCTTCTACTCTCGCCGTAGCGGCTTCGTCTCGCCCCTGAGCGTGCAGAACGAGGCCGAGGCCGCCCGCGTGCTACACGCCAAGTGGACGCTGGGCCTGGGCGGCGGCGTGATGCTCGCCAACCCCATTCCCGAAGACGCCGAGATTCCCGCCGGGGAGATGGCCGGCCAGATTGAACAGGCTCTGGCAGACATGAACGCGTTAGGCCTGACCGGTAAGGACACCACGCCGTATCTGCTGGGCCGCATCGTGGAAATCACGGGCGGGCGCAGTCTGGAGACCAACATTGCCCTGGTGCGCCACAACGCGGCGGTGGCCGCACGGGTGGCCGTGGAGTACGCCCGGCTGTAG
- the accB gene encoding acetyl-CoA carboxylase biotin carboxyl carrier protein: MNPEDLKQMLDALKAADVREFSLQTGSFSLDLKRGPQAGGGPAPVQAPGAPAAARPPAFEAAHDSPPAPAAPAVSAPAAAEPAGSAPPAPSVSKGAPVKAPIVGTFYASSSPDAAPYVKVGDSVTAGQVLCIIEAMKLMNEIEAETGGVVREILVKNAEPVEYGQTLFLIE; encoded by the coding sequence ATGAACCCGGAAGACCTGAAACAGATGCTCGATGCCCTGAAAGCCGCCGATGTCCGCGAATTCAGTCTCCAGACTGGCAGCTTTTCTCTTGATCTCAAGCGCGGCCCGCAGGCCGGCGGCGGCCCCGCACCCGTGCAGGCGCCCGGCGCCCCTGCCGCCGCCCGGCCCCCTGCCTTTGAGGCAGCACACGACAGCCCGCCTGCCCCGGCAGCGCCTGCCGTCTCCGCTCCGGCCGCCGCCGAGCCTGCCGGGAGTGCCCCGCCCGCGCCCAGCGTCAGCAAGGGTGCGCCGGTCAAGGCGCCCATCGTGGGTACCTTCTACGCCAGCAGCAGCCCGGACGCCGCGCCCTACGTCAAGGTGGGCGACAGCGTGACTGCCGGACAGGTGCTGTGCATCATCGAGGCCATGAAGTTGATGAACGAGATCGAGGCCGAGACGGGTGGCGTGGTGCGCGAGATTCTGGTCAAGAACGCCGAGCCGGTGGAATACGGCCAGACGCTGTTCCTCATCGAGTAA